The nucleotide sequence TGTCTGGAGAATATTTATCACTCCCTAAAAAAGCAACATGtcctaaaaattaatttaaatgtgcaCTCTTAGATTTCATCTGTTCACAGTTTTCTCCATTAAATATGACctaatttttttccctaggaCTAAAGTTGAGTTACTGTGTTTATGATTGAGAAATACAACTATTTGTTTACAACTGGAAGTTAAAAtgtttttaccttttcatttttattttctctaggtGCATTTGGCATAGTGTCTGAGCCTAGTTAACCCGGGAAATCAAAATGATGCTCAACTCTTCCACTGAAGAGGGTATTAAAAGAATCCAGGATGACTGTCCCAAAGCTGGAAGGCACAATTACATATTTGTCATGATCCCTACTTTATACAGCATCATCTTTGTGATCGGAATATTCGGAAACAGCTTGGTGGTGATTGTCATTTACTTTTACATGAAACTAAAGACCGTGgccagtgtttttcttttgaatttagcACTGGCTGATTTATGCTTTTTAATGACTTTGCCACTATGGGCTGTCTACACTGCTATGGAATACCGCTGGCCCTTCGGCAATTACCTATGTAAGATTGCTTCAGCCAGCGTCAGTTTCAACCTCTATGCCAGTGTGTTTCTACTCACGTGTCTGAGCATTGATCGCTACCTGGCTATTGTTCACCCGATGAAGTCCCGCCTGCGGCGCACGATGCTTGTGGCCAAAGTCACCTGCATCATTATTTGGACGCTAGCCGGCTTGGCCAGTTTGCCAACTATAATCCACCGCAATGTATTTTTCATCGAGAACACCAATGTCACAGTTTGTGCTTTCCATTATGAATTCCAAAATTCAACCCTCCCTATAGGGCTAGGCCTAACCAAGAATATACTGggtttcttgtttcctttcctgaTCATTCTTACAAGTTATACTCTTATTTGGAAGACCCTAAAGAAGGCTTATGAAATTCAAAAGAACAAGCCAAGAAATGATGATATTTTCAAGATAATTATGGcaattgtgcttttctttttcttttcctgggttCCCCACCAAATATTCACTTTTCTGGATGTATTGATTCAGCTGGGCATCATACATGACTGTAAAATTACAGATATTGTTGACACTGCCATGCCCATCACGATTTGCATAGCTTATTTTAACAATTGCCTTAATCCTCTCTTTTATGGCTTTCTtggcaagaaatttaaaaaatattttctccagcttCTGAAATACATTCCCCCAAAGGCCAAATCCCACTCAAGCCTATCAACCAAGATGAGCACGCTTTCCTACCGCCCCTCAGACAACGGAagctcctccaagaagcctgCCCCGTGTATTGAGGTCGAGTGACACCCTGGAAACCTGTCAGTGAATAACCTCATGagagaaggagcaagagaaaCATTCCTCTACAACATGTCAACACCGAACGAGCACGAGCTACTTTttggaatttaagaaaaaaacggATTATGTGGACTGAACTGACTTTTCTAAAGCTCTGaacaaaatcttttcttttcctttgcaacaaaacaaagcaaagccaCATTTTGCATTCGATAGATGATGGACACTCAAAGGACCATGTCAGAAACTGTATGAACATGTTGGTTTAGAAAATTTTACTGGCAGAAATGCCATCTCCCCAGTCTGCTCTTGTTCTGTTCTTTTTGATTTCCACATAAGGTATTTAGAATGTGGTAAACTTTTAGAGAAACAACGGGAGATCAGAGTGTAAGATTGCTCTGCCCAATTTCCAAAGGGCAGTAAAGCTTTTGTGCCTATTCAGCGATGAGCAACGGTGGCCCGCCCGTAGCTCCTACTACACATTTTGTAGAAAGGCTTGCTAAGCAGTAGTTGTCAAGTTTCAGAAACTTATGAAATTCAACCAGTGTCTTATAGATTCACACTGCCAAGACATGCCAGCCAAATGGCTTCTCTGTATAGTGATGTTACTGAGTTCAGCTACTTGTCAAGGTGTTACTCTGGTCCCAAGTAGTGGTGTCTTCCTAGTCatattagttttatttcatatctgagaagtatatatattttgtggTAAAAAGATTGTATATCATGAAGTATGCCttactgttttaaaaactatatattctacctatatatgtgtgtgtatatctctATCTCTGAACTGTTGTTACTTGATTAAAATCTGGTaaagttatatttacattaaaataaaattttattgtaacgTATTTAATCTTCATTACTTAAAATAGGggctgatttatttttaaaacaagacaaCTAAAACAGTACATATTTCCATTTAGATCTTGATACAACTGATAGTCTAATACTGTTGGTTATAGATTTTATATCCTGCCACTGAAAAGATAAAGGACACATTTTATTCCACTACACAACATGAAATAAATACATCATTTTgaattttccaaagtttttcatgaaacaaaggagaaaaactcaTTCCTTATAAcagtaaaataatacattattttatacatgaatttttaatattagaatttttctaattatatagaTGATCATtgtaggaaatttagaaaatatagaaagcacAAAAAATAAGTCATATTTAGTTCTCCTActgaaaaattacaatttttaacaGTTGGGtgcattttcttctactttttttatattcattatacacacgtacatacataAATCATGGTATTGGAGTCATAATGTGATAGTACTTTGTATACAGATTTTTCACTTAATGTCATAGCATAGTAGTTTGCTatgccattaaatatttttcgaaaacattttaagaactgCATAACATTACAAAATGCACACATATCCTGACATAGTGAGCTAGTCCCCAAATTGGACCATTTagcttttttctgattttcagtaTCATAAATCGCACTGCCATGAACACTCAAGTACATGAATCTGACAAATTCCTCATGACACGCTCCCAGAAATGGTACAACTGAGTGTACAGATAGGAACTTTCTAATATTCTTAAAACATATTgccaaatattttccagaaaacttATAACAATTTACAATACCACCAATTATGTATGAACATTTCTCACCACAGCCTCAGCAGCATGGAATATTTACTAGATTTaagcagaaaaggcaaatttactGTAAGGACCCAGGTGCCACATGCAAGAGCAGGGATGACACTGCCCTTGACGACAGCACTGTAGCATCTCTGCTCCCCTTGGCCAGAAACCTCATTATTCTccccagaggccttccctgcGCCTGGGGTCCACACGGAACAGGCTGAGGCACTCAGTAGGCTCAATAAACAGTGGCCAAAGGATGGGGGTGATGTATAAAATAGCTGATGGGAGGTGTGGCGGGGGCACATTCAGAGAGGCCTTGGTGGGCTGCACAGAGTCTCCACAAAGCAGCCTGTTACGTTCATATTCCCAAGATTAGAGTTAATTTTGTGAATAAATGTGGTTCCACAAGTTTcatactattttccttttatattgtcTTAATTTCACTAATATAATACCAGCCACTAACTCCAAAGTTTCTTTACTATTTTCAAAGGATCATccctaaaatataaattctagcTCATCCAAATTATAGTGTAAACTTATCCTATTTGAAATCCCTCCAAGGCAGCTTTAtaacagttctttttttattcagttgTCATCTTAACCCAAGTGATTACAAGCACTTTGAACTTGTTGGACTTTCCGACGTTATAGTGGATAAGATTTTTGGTAGGTAATTATATTTAGATACCCTCCAACTCATCTCTTTATTAACTGGTGTGAATCACGTGTTCCaagtctcattttcattttgagttcatCAAGTTACGTTGTGATTTTTCCCCATCCCATTTTGTGAAATAGATACATATTGATAACTTTGATGATTAATCTTGCTTTTTCAGTGAGACCAACATAATATTGAAATGAGAGTCTACTTACCAAAATGTTAGGATGGGATGGCATGATTTACGCTTCATAAACATATTCAGAGGTTAGGTAGACTTCttattttttg is from Equus przewalskii isolate Varuska chromosome 15, EquPr2, whole genome shotgun sequence and encodes:
- the AGTR1 gene encoding type-1 angiotensin II receptor; translated protein: MMLNSSTEEGIKRIQDDCPKAGRHNYIFVMIPTLYSIIFVIGIFGNSLVVIVIYFYMKLKTVASVFLLNLALADLCFLMTLPLWAVYTAMEYRWPFGNYLCKIASASVSFNLYASVFLLTCLSIDRYLAIVHPMKSRLRRTMLVAKVTCIIIWTLAGLASLPTIIHRNVFFIENTNVTVCAFHYEFQNSTLPIGLGLTKNILGFLFPFLIILTSYTLIWKTLKKAYEIQKNKPRNDDIFKIIMAIVLFFFFSWVPHQIFTFLDVLIQLGIIHDCKITDIVDTAMPITICIAYFNNCLNPLFYGFLGKKFKKYFLQLLKYIPPKAKSHSSLSTKMSTLSYRPSDNGSSSKKPAPCIEVE